From the Pongo pygmaeus isolate AG05252 chromosome X, NHGRI_mPonPyg2-v2.0_pri, whole genome shotgun sequence genome, one window contains:
- the TIMM17B gene encoding mitochondrial import inner membrane translocase subunit Tim17-B isoform X1, whose amino-acid sequence MGTGIRTVAATPRLAVGVGRGRHRPHRAMYQTRGTLNVSPATPTRFLSLGLHYEGPQPSPLRSPWRIVDDCGGAFTMGVIGGGVFQAIKGFRNAPVGIRHRLRGSANAVRIRAPQIGGSFAVWGGLFSTIDCGLVRLRGKEDPWNSITSGALTGAVLAARSGPLAMVGSAMMGGILLALIEGVGILLTRYTAQQFRNAPPFLEDPSQLPPKDGTPAPGYPSYQQYH is encoded by the exons ATGGGCACTGGCATCCGGACTGTTGCTGCGACGCCAAGGCTAGCCGTGGGGGTCGGGCGGGGGAGGCATCGGCCGCACAGAGCCATGTACCAGACTCGGGGGACTCTTAACGTATCTCCCGCTACCCCCACTCGGTTCCTGTCACTCGGGCTCCATTATGAGGGGCCACAACCGTCTCCCCTCAGAAG CCCATGGCGAATTGTGGATGATTGCGGTGGAGCCTTCACTATGGGTGTCATCGGTGGCGGAGTCTTCCAGGCCATCAAGGGTTTCCGCAATGCCCCTGTT ggAATTCGGCACCGGTTGAGAGGTAGTGCCAACGCTGTGAGGATCCGAGCCCCCCAGATTGGAG GTAGCTTCGCAGTGTGGGGGGGCCTGTTCTCCACCATCGACTGTGGCCTGGTGCGGCTTCGGGGCAAGGAGGATCCCTGGAACTCTATCACCAGTGGAGCATTGACCGGGGCTGTGCTGGCTGCCCGCA GTGGCCCACTGGCCATGGTGGGCTCAGCGATGATGGGGGGCATCCTGTTGGCCCTCATTGAGGGCGTTGGCATCCTCCTCACTCGCTACACGGCCCAGCAGTTCCGAAATG CACCCCCATTCCTGGAGGACCCCAGCCAGCTGCCCCCTAAGGACGGCACCCCGGCCCCAGGCTACCCCAGCTATCAGCAGTACCACTGA
- the PQBP1 gene encoding polyglutamine-binding protein 1 isoform X1, whose product MPLPVALQTRLAKRGILKHLEPEPEEEIIAEDYDDDPVDYEATRLEGLPPSWYKVFDPSCGLPYYWNADTDLVSWLSPHDPNSVVTKSAKKLRSSNADAEEKLDRSHDKSDRGHDKSDRSHEKPDRGHDKSDRGHDKSDRDRERGYDKVDRERERDRERDRDRGYDKADREEGKERRHHRREELAPYPKSKKAVSRKDEELDPMDPSSYSDAPRGTWSTGLPKRNEAKTGADTTAAGPLFQQRPYPSPGAVLRANAEASRTKQQD is encoded by the exons ATGCCGCTGCCCGTTGCGCTGCAGACCCGCTTGGCCAAGAGAGGCATCCTCAAACATCTGGAGCCTG AACCAGAGGAAGAGATCATTGCCGAGGACTATGACGATGATCCTGTGGACTACGAGGCCACCAGGTTGGAGGGCCTACCACCAAGCTGGTACAAGGTGTTCGACCCTTCCTG CGGGCTCCCTTACTACTGGAATGCAGACACAGACCTCGTATCCTGGCTCTCCCCACATGACCCCAACTCTGTGGTTACCAAATCGGCCAAGAAGCTCAGAAGCAGTAATGCAG ATGCTGAAGAAAAGTTGGACCGGAGCCATGACAAGTCGGACAGGGGCCATGACAAGTCGGACCGCAGCCATGAGAAACCAGACAGGGGCCACGACAAGTCAGACCGGGGCCACGACAAGTCTGACAGGGATCGAGAGCGTGGCTATGACAaggtagacagagagagagagcgagacagGGAACGGGATCGGGACCGCGGGTATGACAAGGCAGACCGGGAAGAGGGCAAAGAACGGCGCCACCATCGCCGGGAGGAGCTGGCTCCCTACCCCAAGAGCAAGAAGG CAGTAAGCCGAAAGGATGAAGAGTTAGACCCCATGGACCCTAGCTCATACTCAGACGCCCCCCG GGGCACGTGGTCAACAGGACTCCCCAAGCGGAATGAGGCCAAGACTGGCGCTGACACCACAGCAGCTGGGCCCCTCTTCCAGCAGCGGCCGTATCCATCCCCAGGGGCTGTGCTCCGGGCCAATGCAGAGGCCTCCCGAACCAAGCAGCAGGATTGA
- the SLC35A2 gene encoding UDP-galactose translocator isoform X2 gives MAAVGAGGSTAAPGPGAVSAGALEPGTASAGNVKHLVLFLHEAVLVQYVDTLKLAVPSLIYTLQNNLQYVAISNLPAATFQVTYQLKILTTALFSVLMLNRSLSRLQWASLLLLFTGVAIVQAQQAGGGGPRPLDQNPGAGLAAVVASCLSSGFAGVYFEKILKGSSGSVWLRNLQLGLFGTALGLVGLWWAEGTAVATRGFFFGYTPAVWGVVLNQAFGGLLVAVVVKYADNILKGFATSLSIVLSTVASIRLFGFHVDPLFALGAGLVIGAVYLYSLPRGAAKAIASASASASGPCVHQQPPGQPPPPQLSSHRGDLITEPFLPKLLTKVKGS, from the exons GTAACGTGAAGCACCTGGTTCTCTTCCTCCATGAGGCCGTCCTGGTGCAGTATGTGGACACACTCAAGCTCGCAGTGCCCTCTCTCATCTACACCTTGCAGAATAACCTCCAGTATGTTGCCATCTCTAACCTACCAGCTGCCACTTTCCAG GTGACATACCAGCTGAAGATCCTGACCACAGCGCTGTTCTCCGTGCTCATGCTGAATCGCAGCCTTTCCCGGCTGCAGTGGGCCTCCCTGCTGCTCCTCTTCACTGGCGTCGCCATTGTCCAGGCACAGCAAGCTGGTGGGGGAGGCCCACGGCCACTGGATCAGAACCCTGGGGCAGGCCTGGCAGCCGTCGTGGCTTCCTGTCTCTCCTCCGGCTTCGCAGGTGTCTACTTTGAGAAGATCCTCAAAGGCAGCTCAGGCTCCGTGTGGCTGCGCAACCTACAACTGGGCCTCTTTGGCACAGCACTGGGCCTGGTGGGGCTCTGGTGGGCTGAGGGTACCGCCGTGGCCACCCGTGGTTTCTTTTTTGGGTACACACCTGCTGTCTGGGGCGTGGTGCTCAACCAGGCCTTCGGCGGGCTACTGGTGGCTGTGGTTGTCAAGTACGCTGACAATATCCTCAAGGGCTTTGCCACCTCCCTGTCCATTGTGCTGTCCACTGTTGCCTCCATTCGCCTCTTTGGCTTCCACGTGGACCCATTATTTGCCCTTGGCGCTGGACTCGTCATTGGTGCTGTCTACCTCTACAGCCTTCCCCGAGGTGCAGCCAAAGCCatagcctctgcctctgcctccgcctccgggCCCTGCGTTCACCAGCAGCCTCCCGGGCAGCCACCGCCACCGCAGCTGTCTTCCCACCGTGGAGACCTCATCACGGAGCCCTTTCTGCCAAA GTTGCTCACCAAGGTGAAGGGTTCCTAG
- the TIMM17B gene encoding mitochondrial import inner membrane translocase subunit Tim17-B isoform X2, whose product MEEYAREPCPWRIVDDCGGAFTMGVIGGGVFQAIKGFRNAPVGIRHRLRGSANAVRIRAPQIGGSFAVWGGLFSTIDCGLVRLRGKEDPWNSITSGALTGAVLAARSGPLAMVGSAMMGGILLALIEGVGILLTRYTAQQFRNAPPFLEDPSQLPPKDGTPAPGYPSYQQYH is encoded by the exons ATGGAGGAGTACGCTCGGGAGCCTTG CCCATGGCGAATTGTGGATGATTGCGGTGGAGCCTTCACTATGGGTGTCATCGGTGGCGGAGTCTTCCAGGCCATCAAGGGTTTCCGCAATGCCCCTGTT ggAATTCGGCACCGGTTGAGAGGTAGTGCCAACGCTGTGAGGATCCGAGCCCCCCAGATTGGAG GTAGCTTCGCAGTGTGGGGGGGCCTGTTCTCCACCATCGACTGTGGCCTGGTGCGGCTTCGGGGCAAGGAGGATCCCTGGAACTCTATCACCAGTGGAGCATTGACCGGGGCTGTGCTGGCTGCCCGCA GTGGCCCACTGGCCATGGTGGGCTCAGCGATGATGGGGGGCATCCTGTTGGCCCTCATTGAGGGCGTTGGCATCCTCCTCACTCGCTACACGGCCCAGCAGTTCCGAAATG CACCCCCATTCCTGGAGGACCCCAGCCAGCTGCCCCCTAAGGACGGCACCCCGGCCCCAGGCTACCCCAGCTATCAGCAGTACCACTGA
- the SLC35A2 gene encoding UDP-galactose translocator isoform X3, whose product MAAVGAGGSTAAPGPGAVSAGALEPGTASAGNVKHLVLFLHEAVLVQYVDTLKLAVPSLIYTLQNNLQYVAISNLPAATFQVTYQLKILTTALFSVLMLNRSLSRLQWASLLLLFTGVAIVQAQQAGGGGPRPLDQNPGAGLAAVVASCLSSGFAGVYFEKILKGSSGSVWLRNLQLGLFGTALGLVGLWWAEGTAVATRGFFFGYTPAVWGVVLNQAFGGLLVAVVVKYADNILKGFATSLSIVLSTVASIRLFGFHVDPLFALGAGLVIGAVYLYSLPRGAAKAIASASASASGPCVHQQPPGQPPPPQLSSHRGDLITEPFLPKSVLVK is encoded by the exons GTAACGTGAAGCACCTGGTTCTCTTCCTCCATGAGGCCGTCCTGGTGCAGTATGTGGACACACTCAAGCTCGCAGTGCCCTCTCTCATCTACACCTTGCAGAATAACCTCCAGTATGTTGCCATCTCTAACCTACCAGCTGCCACTTTCCAG GTGACATACCAGCTGAAGATCCTGACCACAGCGCTGTTCTCCGTGCTCATGCTGAATCGCAGCCTTTCCCGGCTGCAGTGGGCCTCCCTGCTGCTCCTCTTCACTGGCGTCGCCATTGTCCAGGCACAGCAAGCTGGTGGGGGAGGCCCACGGCCACTGGATCAGAACCCTGGGGCAGGCCTGGCAGCCGTCGTGGCTTCCTGTCTCTCCTCCGGCTTCGCAGGTGTCTACTTTGAGAAGATCCTCAAAGGCAGCTCAGGCTCCGTGTGGCTGCGCAACCTACAACTGGGCCTCTTTGGCACAGCACTGGGCCTGGTGGGGCTCTGGTGGGCTGAGGGTACCGCCGTGGCCACCCGTGGTTTCTTTTTTGGGTACACACCTGCTGTCTGGGGCGTGGTGCTCAACCAGGCCTTCGGCGGGCTACTGGTGGCTGTGGTTGTCAAGTACGCTGACAATATCCTCAAGGGCTTTGCCACCTCCCTGTCCATTGTGCTGTCCACTGTTGCCTCCATTCGCCTCTTTGGCTTCCACGTGGACCCATTATTTGCCCTTGGCGCTGGACTCGTCATTGGTGCTGTCTACCTCTACAGCCTTCCCCGAGGTGCAGCCAAAGCCatagcctctgcctctgcctccgcctccgggCCCTGCGTTCACCAGCAGCCTCCCGGGCAGCCACCGCCACCGCAGCTGTCTTCCCACCGTGGAGACCTCATCACGGAGCCCTTTCTGCCAAAGTCAGTGCTGGTGAAGTGA
- the PQBP1 gene encoding polyglutamine-binding protein 1 isoform X2 → MPLPVALQTRLAKRGILKHLEPEPEEEIIAEDYDDDPVDYEATRLEGLPPSWYKVFDPSCGLPYYWNADTDLVSWLSPHDPNSVVTKSAKKLRSSNADAEEKLDRSHDKSDRGHDKSDRSHEKPDRGHDKSDRGHDKSDRDRERGYDKVDRERERDRERDRDRGYDKADREEGKERRHHRREELAPYPKSKKVSRKDEELDPMDPSSYSDAPRGTWSTGLPKRNEAKTGADTTAAGPLFQQRPYPSPGAVLRANAEASRTKQQD, encoded by the exons ATGCCGCTGCCCGTTGCGCTGCAGACCCGCTTGGCCAAGAGAGGCATCCTCAAACATCTGGAGCCTG AACCAGAGGAAGAGATCATTGCCGAGGACTATGACGATGATCCTGTGGACTACGAGGCCACCAGGTTGGAGGGCCTACCACCAAGCTGGTACAAGGTGTTCGACCCTTCCTG CGGGCTCCCTTACTACTGGAATGCAGACACAGACCTCGTATCCTGGCTCTCCCCACATGACCCCAACTCTGTGGTTACCAAATCGGCCAAGAAGCTCAGAAGCAGTAATGCAG ATGCTGAAGAAAAGTTGGACCGGAGCCATGACAAGTCGGACAGGGGCCATGACAAGTCGGACCGCAGCCATGAGAAACCAGACAGGGGCCACGACAAGTCAGACCGGGGCCACGACAAGTCTGACAGGGATCGAGAGCGTGGCTATGACAaggtagacagagagagagagcgagacagGGAACGGGATCGGGACCGCGGGTATGACAAGGCAGACCGGGAAGAGGGCAAAGAACGGCGCCACCATCGCCGGGAGGAGCTGGCTCCCTACCCCAAGAGCAAGAAGG TAAGCCGAAAGGATGAAGAGTTAGACCCCATGGACCCTAGCTCATACTCAGACGCCCCCCG GGGCACGTGGTCAACAGGACTCCCCAAGCGGAATGAGGCCAAGACTGGCGCTGACACCACAGCAGCTGGGCCCCTCTTCCAGCAGCGGCCGTATCCATCCCCAGGGGCTGTGCTCCGGGCCAATGCAGAGGCCTCCCGAACCAAGCAGCAGGATTGA
- the SLC35A2 gene encoding UDP-galactose translocator isoform X4, which translates to MAEVLKGLTCLLLLFAQKRGNVKHLVLFLHEAVLVQYVDTLKLAVPSLIYTLQNNLQYVAISNLPAATFQVTYQLKILTTALFSVLMLNRSLSRLQWASLLLLFTGVAIVQAQQAGGGGPRPLDQNPGAGLAAVVASCLSSGFAGVYFEKILKGSSGSVWLRNLQLGLFGTALGLVGLWWAEGTAVATRGFFFGYTPAVWGVVLNQAFGGLLVAVVVKYADNILKGFATSLSIVLSTVASIRLFGFHVDPLFALGAGLVIGAVYLYSLPRGAAKAIASASASASGPCVHQQPPGQPPPPQLSSHRGDLITEPFLPKLLTKVKGS; encoded by the exons GTAACGTGAAGCACCTGGTTCTCTTCCTCCATGAGGCCGTCCTGGTGCAGTATGTGGACACACTCAAGCTCGCAGTGCCCTCTCTCATCTACACCTTGCAGAATAACCTCCAGTATGTTGCCATCTCTAACCTACCAGCTGCCACTTTCCAG GTGACATACCAGCTGAAGATCCTGACCACAGCGCTGTTCTCCGTGCTCATGCTGAATCGCAGCCTTTCCCGGCTGCAGTGGGCCTCCCTGCTGCTCCTCTTCACTGGCGTCGCCATTGTCCAGGCACAGCAAGCTGGTGGGGGAGGCCCACGGCCACTGGATCAGAACCCTGGGGCAGGCCTGGCAGCCGTCGTGGCTTCCTGTCTCTCCTCCGGCTTCGCAGGTGTCTACTTTGAGAAGATCCTCAAAGGCAGCTCAGGCTCCGTGTGGCTGCGCAACCTACAACTGGGCCTCTTTGGCACAGCACTGGGCCTGGTGGGGCTCTGGTGGGCTGAGGGTACCGCCGTGGCCACCCGTGGTTTCTTTTTTGGGTACACACCTGCTGTCTGGGGCGTGGTGCTCAACCAGGCCTTCGGCGGGCTACTGGTGGCTGTGGTTGTCAAGTACGCTGACAATATCCTCAAGGGCTTTGCCACCTCCCTGTCCATTGTGCTGTCCACTGTTGCCTCCATTCGCCTCTTTGGCTTCCACGTGGACCCATTATTTGCCCTTGGCGCTGGACTCGTCATTGGTGCTGTCTACCTCTACAGCCTTCCCCGAGGTGCAGCCAAAGCCatagcctctgcctctgcctccgcctccgggCCCTGCGTTCACCAGCAGCCTCCCGGGCAGCCACCGCCACCGCAGCTGTCTTCCCACCGTGGAGACCTCATCACGGAGCCCTTTCTGCCAAA GTTGCTCACCAAGGTGAAGGGTTCCTAG
- the TIMM17B gene encoding mitochondrial import inner membrane translocase subunit Tim17-B isoform X3, producing the protein MEEYAREPCPWRIVDDCGGAFTMGVIGGGVFQAIKGFRNAPVWRLLSEAPLFIYPCSRSVSPIVNVSSERAGSRSTLFMAVSLHMAWCLAHIGIRHRLRGSANAVRIRAPQIGGSFAVWGGLFSTIDCGLVRLRGKEDPWNSITSGALTGAVLAARSGPLAMVGSAMMGGILLALIEGVGILLTRYTAQQFRNAPPFLEDPSQLPPKDGTPAPGYPSYQQYH; encoded by the exons ATGGAGGAGTACGCTCGGGAGCCTTG CCCATGGCGAATTGTGGATGATTGCGGTGGAGCCTTCACTATGGGTGTCATCGGTGGCGGAGTCTTCCAGGCCATCAAGGGTTTCCGCAATGCCCCTGTT TGGAGATTGCTGTCTGAAGCTCCGTTGTTTATCTACCCTTGCTCAAGATCTGTGTCTCCCATCGTTAATGTGAGCTCTGAGAGGGCAGGGAGCAGATCTACCTTGTTCATGGCTGTATCCCTGCATATGGCATGGTGCTTGGCACATATA ggAATTCGGCACCGGTTGAGAGGTAGTGCCAACGCTGTGAGGATCCGAGCCCCCCAGATTGGAG GTAGCTTCGCAGTGTGGGGGGGCCTGTTCTCCACCATCGACTGTGGCCTGGTGCGGCTTCGGGGCAAGGAGGATCCCTGGAACTCTATCACCAGTGGAGCATTGACCGGGGCTGTGCTGGCTGCCCGCA GTGGCCCACTGGCCATGGTGGGCTCAGCGATGATGGGGGGCATCCTGTTGGCCCTCATTGAGGGCGTTGGCATCCTCCTCACTCGCTACACGGCCCAGCAGTTCCGAAATG CACCCCCATTCCTGGAGGACCCCAGCCAGCTGCCCCCTAAGGACGGCACCCCGGCCCCAGGCTACCCCAGCTATCAGCAGTACCACTGA